DNA sequence from the Coturnix japonica isolate 7356 chromosome 3, Coturnix japonica 2.1, whole genome shotgun sequence genome:
TATGTACTTTTATCTAGGTCAGGATGACCATCCTTGAAACTGCTAAAGTGATTAAGTAGAGGAACTCTTAATCACAATGTCACAACAAAACTTGCCTTTGAAGACAGGAGCATCTTGAAAAAGCACATAGTTAATTAACGAGAGtagagcagcctgcaggaaggGAGGTTAGTCCTATCTTTGACTGACCAATTGTAGGCCAGAAGCTGCATCAGAGCAGTGGCCAAGTGGTAAGAATATACATAAGAACACTGTCACAAAAATCCCAAAGTGTATCTTTAAACAACTCCATccttgaaaagaaatgcattcagcAAAATGATGAAGAACAGGATGGGCAATTGCTAATGGCTTGCTCCATAGATGGGAGAACTGATCATGACATGCCAATAATTAGCGGGGGGAAACTAAGAGGAAGTCGAGCCATGGGGTGAAAATGACTTAGCTCTGCTTTGGGCTATCATCAATCAACTATCATTCAGACTCCACTGAGACAAGCTGTGAAACCTACTGGATTGCTTGTATGGATGCAGGTTTGCTTTTCTACCTCTGAGACGATGAATTGGAAAGACTTCTAGATCACACAGGGAGAACGCAGAGAGAGTTCACAGAGTCCTTCAAATGGTTATTTTGAATTATAAGCATGAATGGAAAGACATAAAGGTTTTTATGAATacattattgctctctgcaaaaaacaacaacaaaatactggTTTTATAGAAATCTAATGCAGAAAACAGGAgcataaatgaaaggaaaggtCCAGAAGAGTTTATGCCGCAGACAGAACCTTAATGAGATCCAAATGCTGACAGGGGACAGCTGATGCTTATGCAGAAGCAACAGTTAATACTATACAGGGTACAACATGCAGtaatcaaaacaaagaatacCTCCAGAATATATCAGAGCCCAACAGAGGACCTCTTCTGCTACCACTTAGGGTGCAATACGGAACAACCTGTTTGCATGTGTGCTGTGTTCTTCAAGGACTCAATGCAACTAGAAGTTGAATGCCAGAAAAGCATCTCATGTTTCATTGCCAGTGATGCACAGCCACAGAACAAACCTATTCTCTTCAGATCACAGAGGGGTCAGATTTTCATCAGAAAGACATCTTCCTGCAACAGCTTTGGTAACAAAGAGCACAAGTCATCAGATAATTCAAGTGACAAAACACCACTCCTCATCTTCTCTTAGTCCTACATCTGCCTCACCTGCCAGCCTGGCCTCTTCTGCCAATGTTTTCATAGTTCCTGTCTTCTACTCTCTCCCTGTCAAGGTGGGGATGTAGTTTTGCCTTCCTCCCAAGTGCTCATGCTGCAGCCCATGTGCAGAAAGGAACTTGAGGGTAACACAGTTACCACAGGGCCAGCCACACTTCAGGAGCACACAGCATTGGGATCATCAGAGGTCAATGGCATGACAAAGTTGTGGTTGTAAGAACACactttctgtggggaaaaaaaaagaaacaacacattgTGGGAAAACCATTAATGAACTGTCACAAACCCTGAGGCAGGTTTCTCGTTAGCAGAATAGATAATAAGATGCTTACAGCAGCATATATAATTACAAAATCTCCAGTGTAAAAGGTTAGTGCCATCACAAATAAGGTTTAAATCCTTCATCTACTGAGTCACCCTTATTATTACCAAGAAGCAGCATCAGAAACCTTGTCTGCTGCCATATAACTCAAGCATGTCCTGTGGAGAGCCAATGAGATGGGCAGGGGAGGACCAACATGagtgcagcagctgggagagctggacTTGTTCACTCTGGGCTTTAGGGGGGGACAGAGAAGCAGCCCCTAAGCAACTGCAAGGGGATTTGGGCTTTTCATTGAGTACTGTTCTTCCGCCCTCCGTGCAGCCAGGCAAGGCAGCACCGCTAGATGTCAGCCCGAGCTCACAAAACATCCTCACTCGCACTGGAAAGCGGCACCAAACCCCAGCCCAAACTCCCAAGGCGTTCCTAATgacaagtattttttccttcaggtaGTTCCATATGGCGTCACATGTCTCCAAAACCAActctgatgaaaataaatatatatacactacAGTTTAGTTTAGTTTCAAGGCTTCTGAATCCAAATGGATGCCGTGAGATAACAAGTTAAGAAAGCAAGTTTGAGGATGCCTCAAGAGTTGAAAACAACGCTGTTTAAACACAAAACTTAAGCTATGAGTTTACTTCCCCTATGCCGGAATATAATGAAGGGAAATTGACTATAAGGTCCTGTCAGGCAAATAACACACCTGGCATGTCAGATGCTTTTTTACTTATTAGAGCAGTAGTAGTGAAACTGCTGTGATTTCAATAAGGAAACTGCAAGTACAGTAATCATTgcagggaaaatgaaagaaactggaaaatcaAATGCATCCTCCACTACCTGCTAGCATAATATCGatcctcctctccttctcctgtAAGTCAGctcctgtttatttcagctAGGTACACTGCAGCATGAACACTAAGGGGTCTGAATGGCAAGCTGTGTTGTTCTGAAACAAGCTTCACCTGGGAACGtgcagtgcagaaagcagatCCATGTTCAGTGTGAAAACTATTGATTTTTAGCTGTCAGCTCTATACTAATAGTGCTGCCAACTGCAAGCACTCCAAAGTTtcctacatttttcttttccttgtgatCCCTTGCCAttttctcctccctgctccagATCTCAGACAAGTCTGGGATCACTTGGTTTACTTTTTGTGCTAGTATTGCTAAGATTATGGTTGTTACACTACTTTATGTTTCTAAGGGTAGAAACTTGGATTTGGCTCTAAAAATGAGAGAGACCTTCAAGTAACAATCAGGCTTCAACAATGGGAATTTAAAATTAACCAAGTTTTGTGACATCTGCAATACTGCATGCTGAGAATAGAACCAAGCACTGATTAAGAGAatgaacagaaatggaaaataatgctttgcAGAGGGAGGGCGTCAGACTGCAATACCTCTGCCCTTATGAGCAGAGACGAGACCTCTTGTGAAGTGAGCACACCCagcatgctttcttttctctgctcagcATCCACACAGTGAAGAGACTGCCCTCAGATAGAGCAGCCTAAAGATCAGGAATGGCTGCATTTGTTATATCACATCCCCGGTGACTACTGAACGAAGTCACAAGTCTCCTTTGGACAATTTAGAAAAGGATCCTGCCAATACATTGCATGATGAAGCTATAAATTGATCAAGCCTGTCATAGCAGAGTTAAGGTTGCAGCAGAGGCCACCAGTGCTTGTGAGATGACAGTTTTACACGATGTCAACATATAAAACAAGTACCTATGACACCAGGCAGACAGATAGTGCTGCAAAGCTTCATTAAATTGGAAGCCAACCGACAGTTGCACATTAGAGACTGAACTCGGCAGACAAGTAGGTTCACCAATACAATGCTTTTCCACAGCCAGATGCTTTACAAAGACAACATAAGGGTTCGGTTTGTGAACCACTATCTTACTTTCCTTGGAATTAGGTTGTCAAACAGACACTCTGGTGCCCCCTGAAAGCCCACTAAGTTATTTCCTGCACAGAAAAGATGACCAGACTCTGAAGAGAGCtagaaaaaggcaaagaggaATACAAGGCAAAGAGGAATACATGCTGTTCACACACTGCAATGACAGCCCCAGGCTCACTGTAACTGCTGAAGAAGTCGTATCAGGGTGATAGGCCAAATGTCATCCTTTGTGCATCTCCAGAAAGGGCACTgacgtgtgtgtgtgtccacAGTTCCTGCTGTATGCATCCTAAACTGGAATATTCTGCACCCCAGATATTGCACTCATCCTAAAGTTCACCCCGGCAGGAACTGAAAGCAGACATGTGTGCAAGCTCTGTTTGCAGGGATAGGCATTAAGAGTTGTCatggagttctctctagagctcactctCCCCTCCAgtgccgccccctccccccaggGCCATTTAAGGcaatccaaagaaaaagaaaagaaagaaaaaaaacttgtctcCTTCACTCATTATCCCACATGATATTGCTGCATCAAGGCTAAATACCAACCACACCTTCAACCACAGGTGCATGTAACACACTGCTGTGCGACACAACCTCCCAACCTTCAAGATCACCCAGTGCAGACATTCACccaccaccaatactgcccactaaccATGCCCTGCAGTGCCACACCTCCATGTCTGAATgactccagggacagtgatggCACCACCTCCCTGAACAGCTGGTTCCAAAATGGTAGCATTGTTACACAGGAAACATTACCACAGCATCTTTTTTGCCCCTtgctccccatctccccacatACTGCCAGCACAGGGAATGAGGTTCCTTCAGAGAAGAGTACGCTGACAGAGAGAGCACAGTGCTTCCCCACCTAGAaaatagaaccatagaatggcctgggttgaaaagccacaatgatcatccagttccaaccccctgctatgtgcagagtcaccaaccaccagaccaggctgcccagagccacatccatcctagccttgaatgcctgcagggatggggcatccacagcctccttgggcaacctgttccagtgaaaataaatcCAATATGCACACTTACAGAAACATAAACAATAACAACATCAGGTATTCCAAGCACCCTGCACAGCCCTCCCACATGTGGCAGTACAGAGATGCTTCAGCTTGAACACATCCCATAACTATCAGCATTGAGAGCAGTCTAACACAAAATAATgctgatggttttgtttctgccaGTTTCTCCACTGCAGCATAACTcctgcaagaaaaacaatttaaatgagCAAGTGACACATTTGCTCAACAAAAGAAGGGCTTTTCCAATGTTTATTTAATATGTAGTATAAGGTTatggaaggaaaatgcaggTCAAGATGGCACATCTAATTCTACATATAACCTGTACTACTCAAAATAATGCAAAGTCTCATAGAAGCATTCACAGGTATAATAATTTCTGAAGAATAAATCCCACAAGACTATTTTCCTCAGCCAAATCACTGCCTTTAAATCAACTTTTGCACTTGAAAGATGACTTATTTTACAATTActtattaaaacataataaagtTGATGTTCAGTGAAGGGTTCCGAGTTTCTTTGTCGGCATTTCTTGATAGCACCCTGGAGATTGCTCAGCCATCTTCAGCACTACTCACAGAAGAAATCAATGTCCTGAAAGAGAGTTGAAAGATGTTTTGAGATAACTGAAGGATTAACATTCCTTTATCTACCTTTGGGGGATGATAAGTAGACGCAAACACTGAATACGCTAATGTATTCAAAGTACGTTCTCTATAAATTAACTCCACAGAATTCTGgagaagaaagcttttctttttcaactccTTTTAATGTGATTGGGATGACATAACTCTTTAAAGTGAATTGAGCGATGctatgttctttatttttccaaacaattcctttatctttttgtttCGTATTCCTACATCCACACTTGGCTTTGAGTTGTATGTAACCCCTTATCCATAAACTATTCCTAACCAGACATGAAAAGGATGCCTTAATTtgattcaggctgtgattcgCTCACTACAGAGAAACCTgactagaaaaaagaaagcttacaTTAACAACTTGTATGCTCACACTAAGCAACATTTGCATTAAGTCCAGCCTATCACATGTAGCTGGCCACTGATATACTAATGTCCTCATTCATGCTCCCATTTAGTGCAGCAGATCTCCCTCTAATATCCCACCCCCATCAAGGTACCTATCAAGTTGCCCACTCGGTGCTTTCAATGGGCAAGAACTGCATGCTGCTTGATCATTAAGCTTTGGGCATCACCAGGTCCCATAGtataaatgaaacaataaatgAAAGGCTAGGGAAAAAGGCAGTCAGAGAAGGTGGTTCTCACTCCAGTGGTAACAACAGCAACAGGCTTAACAGGTTTGAGGCCAGGAAAGCAAGGTACAAGCATTGCCAGCAGCTTAAGTAAAGGGTAGCAGAACTGCAAACATAAGACCAGCTACAACATTGAAAATGGAAGGCTGGTAGCATTACAGGCATATAAGAGCTGTGCAACAACAGCTTGTGTGCAAAGCAGTACTCTCCTTTAAAGGATACTTCTGGATGAATTGATATGACCAGTTAGAGGTCCATTAAGAGCTGCTTTAAAcacttttaaatgcaaacataGTCAGATCCTTTAAGCTCACATTTGCAACACATGTTAAAACACAAATCCTAGCAACTattaaacttcatttatttctcattttcaatgAAACCTTCCTAATAATCAAGAGCTGAGATAAAGAGTCCACATACAACTTCAAGGCTATGAGCAATGTGCTATAGGCATAAACATAAGTGAGTTTTCACATTCAATTGCCAGGGTCCTGCTTTCACTGAAGGGTGAGAAGGGTGTTCAGGAGTGTAAAACAGAAGTATTCTGACATCAATCTATATAGACCATTAATAGAAGGTGTTTGTACACGTTACTGGTGTATGCAGTACAATATTGAGtccccaaaaaagaaaaccatttgcAACACATTGCAAGAAGCCTGGGTCAGACTCTTATGGGGCCTTCAAGCGATGCTATTCCAATCAGTAGGAACAATAATAGGATCAAGGCCTTAACTCAGCATTTGTGAAGTCTACATTATCAGAGCTTATGTTAGGATTTTATTGAGAACGTTTGCCTGCGTAGAGGCCCAGAGATAGCATCCCTAAGCATCCGTGATATGCTACAATCAGCTGCCACaattataatttgtttttacaggAAATTAGCATTACACAGCCAAGGATAATTATATACAGCTGGGGTTCTGTAAATTCCTTACCGTTGTAGGAACAGTCTTATTTGCTTCTTGATAGACATGTTGTTCTGAGACTAGACTGCGAGGGAAATAACCAACTGTCCCCATATGGTCTTCATACTCTTCTCCATAAACCTTCAAGCAAGGAGATGTATACTTAGGTACATTAGAACAGCCCTCATTTGCTTTAAGCTAATTCATAATTTAGCTAAAATTTTGGATCTACTAGTTCCCCAATTAACCAGCACTTTCAATGAACTATTATCACAAGTTCTAATACAGATAGGTATTTATTTCCTGGAGTAGAATAAcagcacagttttgtttttaagtgactTCAGCTAATATCAACGTTTACTTTCTTTATATTGAAGTTTTAAGAGCGACTGTAATGAAAGTTTTTCTCCTGTAGTTTCAGTAAGCAGCCGCAGAAAAGAATTGCTGAGCCCTTTAAGTTGGGTTAAATTCATAATTACTGGATAGTTAATGAAGATACTTTAACTTCATTACaaaaaacaggaggagaaaaaaaaggcccTTGAGACTCCTCCATCAGTTCAAACGCTCAATTTGAAAACTAAGTTGCCACTTTATAACCCACAGTAGCTCAATATCAACACATTTTTGTCAAGAAATAAATGCCACTCTACTTCTGGTTTGCTCATATACACAGAAATCTCATCTTACGCTTCCAGCCCAGAATTCtccagattctttttctttcactagTTTTGAGTAAACATAAATCAACTGCccttttttaatattaatgaatCTGCAGTCTGGAGCGTTATAATCCTCTTCTGCTCTGACAAGGGAAATGGTgtctaggaaaaagaaataaaaaaatcaagaatgAGAAGGATGAATTTAAAGACAtgcttttataaagaaaaatatggaagCGTGTGGATGCACACATGTAAAACCATTTCTACGGGCCAAAGTAGGTTATTCTGAAATTAATGTCTGCCAATAATTTGCCCTGCTCATTTTTCCATATCTCCAGTAAGCAGAATAACAGCTTCAGAATGTGTCATTTAACCCTAACGTATGCTACAAtccttctgcctcttctctgctctcacCTTTCACTCATGAGAAGGGTCCCTTAGAAAAAGtctttctgcagtaaaatgGGATTTGATGCTTCGCATTCATCTTCCCACTCTATTTTAAGTTGACAGACCAATTTAAAGATGAGCTAAATAAGTAGTTTTCTGCCACACCACGGCTTCCAAGCCCCACAACTGGTTTTGAGAATATATTCTCttctaattaaaaatcaaaactaaattACTCACAGACACAGTCGTCATCAGCACACAGCTTCTTGCTGGCAAGCTTGTCCATAAAAATCCCAGTTGCAAATGGATTCATTAATCCAAGACACAAAAATAAGATCATGAAATAAAGACGCtgtgtcatttttctttgctgcgGCACTTCACCGATGCGCACTGTGCCCAATGATCTCTATCTTTTATGGAACAGCCAAACAGCTGGACAAACACCCCTCGCCAATGGGAAAAGATCAGAGTGACATTCCACTGCAACTAGAGGAGCTGGCGGCAAGAGGGAAACCTCAGGTTACACTTATGCAACAGAATCCTTTCCTAAACTTAATCTGGAGCAACTGTATTACTTAAAAATCTTCAGCCTTCCTTCAGTCACACACAGTCTTAATCTAACCTCAAGAAAAATTTGTTGGAGAACGAGAAATTAAGGCAGACCACAACAAATAGGGAAGAAAATTATATCCTTTCAAATCCTTAAGTCCCTTGTTCTACACAATCACACACTAACACTTCTAATCCTCCCTGGCCCATAAACTCTCCATGGCAGCTATTTCCTCATTACAGTCTGCAGAAAGGCGCTGCTTCAAAAAGCTGATCTTAAAATCAGTCCTTATAAATGACCAAAAGCAATGCTTTGTCTAAATAAGTCTTAAGTCAGACCTCAATCACCTCACTACACCACTGGGAAAAACACATGCTCTGCAGCTAGAAGCTCACACAGCACACATAGGGAACACACCACACTGCAGCAAGAAGCTACAGCTTTCAGCctactttcttgttttccaacTGATCTActtcagaaacaataaaagCCTCAACACTCACAAGGCAGCTACTGTGCTCATTTGAACACCCGTTTGTAGCACAGTACCCGGCCTTAACACCAGCTGCTTGTCTGAACTACATCTGAAGGAAGCCACACTAACTTCATCCCATTAAGTCTTTGAAAGGGTTGTTAAAGGACTCAGACAAAGCTTTAAGGAACTGAGGAATGGTGCAACATGAAAAGCACGAACGCCACAATACCATTTCTCAAATATGAATCTCCAAGAGCCTGACTGCAATTCTCCTAGACAACACCATGGAAAAATCCAGTGAGTTTCAAAGATATAGTTTAGGTTTTTGTTATTCTCTAAAGctaaaatatctctttttatGTCTTCTTCCATCTTTCATTACCTGAACAAAACGCTTCAGCttttgaagtgatttttctcAATACTACATTGGATTACTTCACTGCATTTAGTGTATTTTGTGTCCAACTAAACCGTTAAGTGCTTTAaacaaagggggggggggggaggaaacaACACCACAATCACTAGGACATGGATTTTGTGAAGCCTGCCTAAAAATAGACTGACAAACTTATCAGCAGCATCTttggaaagagacagaaagctCTTATTAAAATCACTGCTAAAGACCAGACAATTGGAAAATCAAAGCcgatcaaaacaaaaccacaagtCTGTCTGTACAAAGACTTCCACTACCAGCCATCACTGTAGAGAAAGTCAAAAAGTCGAACCAAACTGTCAAATTTGAACCAAATTCTACCCACACCTGCATAAATTAAAACCACAGTGATCTATTTCCCTTAAGTGACCAAATTGTTCTCAGTgaaaagcagctgctccctTGATAGTGAAGCTGAAGACAGAGCACTGCATTTGTTCTGAACACACTGACATTTAACATTCCCACTCACGGTTTTCACTTTGAAGACACATATAATTTTCCAGCACTCacttctgagaaatgaaagtCACCTTAAAAGTAGTTAAACCAATTTTATAAATTAGCCCCCCGTGGAGCAATGGAAAGCAATGATAATGCCTTCTACTAGGACAGGAGCACGCTTATAAAGGTATTCGTTAAGATTTAGTTTAGAAAGTGATACAGAAGAAGGTAGCTCACCCTTTCCAAAGACCAATGACATCTCAAGAAGAGCATGATCTCCAAAGTGATGCTACTCCCTCagctgccaacccttaaatgagggtgAGGAGAGGCAGACCCAAGGCACACTGCTTGCACCTGGGTTAGCCATGCCTTCTCACCTGGTGCTCAATCaggttcaggccatgacctaGCAATTCTCATCTGCCAGCCTGACAGATTAATAAGACAGATTCAATGACAGTTTGAGAACAGCATAAGCTgagtttattttataaaaattagtattttagCACAAAAAGTTACTATTCAGTATATCCACAGAAGTCTTGCAactgtgctgacagctgcagcCATTTCACACAGCAGTCTTTTCTGCACAGGACAGAAAACATGCCATACTCTcatattaaaaaaggaaaaaaaataaatcaatacaaAGAATTCCAAAGAGTGTCTGGTTATTTCTTAGCATAAGTGATTTTCATGGCATGAGACGGAGTTATCTTGAATCCTTGGAGAGCATCTcgagcagctcctgcttgacATTCATTTTCGAACTCCACAAACGCAATGTCATGACGTCCGGGCACTAACCGTACTTCTTTGAATCCAGGAAACCTTTAAAACAAGTTTAAGAAGAGTCAGATAGTGTTTTCTAGTTTGATGATTTACCTCCCTTCAGCAGCCAAAAGACTCTCCCACAAGCATCTACTAGAATAACAGTTAACAAAAGATTCAATTGAAGAATTATTACATTTCCAGTCCTTAGAACTTCAgctcttttaaaatatcattcagCTGAAGTTATTTAATCAGTCATGCCCATCTGCAGGAGCAATTAAAGCCGTTTTTAAAACTCTTCCTGATGTCTTTAACATTACTCACCAGCTTGATGCACTGCGGATTGACAACAGATAACTTCTATAAtcaaaatcagtttaaaaaaagacttCCATTTTGCACACAGTCATTAGAACTGACATCTGTAAAGCTGGCAGtaacacagaactgaaacacCTTCAAAACCTCTCATTTCTATTAATCAATTAGCCAATAACATCAAAAAAACAAGTGCgtaaaagcagcaaaaggatCCAAAGGAAAATTTCCTTCCATTCAAAACTTACTGATTGAATAACATGGACAGCATCATCTCATTTGTTTCCTCAGGCAGGTtattaaggaaaagaatataGTTTGGTGGGTTATCAGGCACCTGCAAGATAAGAGCAAAATTCAGCAGACTTTCCATAGCTGTCAGCCCCTCTAAATCGGTCTGCATTATTATTTGAATAAAGACTCCCAGATCCCTAGTTTTGGCTGTAACACCGGTAGCTGGGCTTTAGGATCCCTTCATGCAATATGCAGACACAGATCTCagtggtttttggttttgctgcttaACAGCTGATACTTCAGTTCTCCACCGTACCAGACCTCAGCACTGCCACAGTTCAGACTAACTAGTGCCACTTTAGATTTCACAGGTCATCCAAGACATCTCTACAGGAGGAGATCA
Encoded proteins:
- the OTOR gene encoding otoraplin, with amino-acid sequence MTQRLYFMILFLCLGLMNPFATGIFMDKLASKKLCADDDCVYTISLVRAEEDYNAPDCRFINIKKGQLIYVYSKLVKEKESGEFWAGSVYGEEYEDHMGTVGYFPRSLVSEQHVYQEANKTVPTTDIDFFCE